The nucleotide sequence accctacgggttcgagaacaatgtatacatgaccgagacatatctccggtcaataaccaatagcggaacctggatgctcgtattggctcctacatattctatgaagatctttatcggtcagaccgcataacaacatacgttgttccctttgtcatcggtatgttacttgcccgagattcgatcgtcggtatctcaatacctagttcaatctcgttaccggcaagtctctttactcgtttcgtaatacatcatctcgcaactaactcattagttgcaatgcttgcaaggcttatgtgatgtgcattaccgagagggcccagagatacctctccgacaatcggagtgacaaatcctaatctcgaaatacgccaacccaacatgtacctggcccagagatacctctccgacaatcggagtgacaaatcctaatctcgaaatacgccaacccaacatgtacctttggagacacctgtagagctcctttataatcacccagttacgttgtgacgttcggtagcacacaaagtgttcctccggcaaacgggagttgcataatctcatagtcataggaacatgtataagtcatgaagaaagcaatagcaacatactaaacgatcgggtgctaagctaatggaatgggtcatgtcaatcacatcattctcctaatgatgtgatcccgttgatcaaatgataacacatgtctatggttaggaaacataaccatatttgattaacgagctagtcaagtaggggcacactagtgacgtttagtttatctatgtattcacacaagtattatgtttccggataatacaattctagcatgaataataaacatttatcatgatataaggaaataaataataactttattattgcctctagggcatatttccttcagcttcggcctcgcaagccgccttgaatatttgaaactgatcttccgtgattgtcggattatcctttacaatctcggagtagggttcctttttcttaatgatccgatgtttcacccttgctttccaggcggccaacgcatcactaaacttgctcatggcgcgtttgtttatgttcttcattgtcgggtctttttctggatttttatattccttttcatcccggcccgggaacaagaatatctggtgcaacttctttaggagggagggcctcatattttctatcttctttagtttcccatagttgatggtggcggttgtccgtacaatgcagcctatttgattgtcgtagcacgatTGCGCTTCCTCAggctcttttggctcaaaattgacgtcgtccacctccgtgaccaccggTCTAGTAGTGATGAGCTGGTTTAGGCATCATTGCCTTTTtggtttcggttctataccggctccgccAGACTCGGTGCCGGTCTCGGCCCCGGTCTCAGTTTGAGCGCCGGTCTGGATGTCGGTCTCAGTCGCCGATGCGACTAGTGGGCCCAGCAAGAACACtcgttgatcgtcggcaaggttcaaaaattcgtctgccgcctggTAGATGTCAACGCAATCACTAGAACCATCTctttcatcgttgctagccatatTTCCTACgcttaaatctagtcaattaattctagacctaataaaatgaagatGACAAAAAAtacctatgttttgcaggaacgttgattccttcctggtgcggcaaatcccgggcacttgatatgtcctagtttgtagcacaagtcatgccgaaattcacggaaaattttggcatgacctttgctaaaaagtggacaaattgaGCACCTAAAAtttaccggaacggaaatgaatcaatattccggcaaaacataggccactcggcttcattccctggaaacaacaaaaggccacttgggcacaatcgaaccacttcaatgaaaagatataacatgaccacttaaGAATATGTACATGAGAAACTACAACAGTAGATAAACatgagcaaacacaattgaggaatttgcatatatcatgaccacttcaaatttgcatcttctagtgtttgacacttcaagaaaatatatacaaatctcatgctctctcaaactcaattcaaagaccaaatatagattatatttagttaactactgaactaaattTTAGTCTAAACTAAACCCCACTGCCCTAATTAACATGTAGTTAAACAAACTTAATTCAAAAAGTAAACtctactgaactaattaacatctacattatttactaattaacatctattattaccgtaactaaaaaacatctactattaaccctatttccctagttaactagtaccaccactactactaattaacatctaccactactactactactagaaaacattatctatgaaccctactactaattaacatctactactactgctaattaacatggcaggaagaaaatgcagagagagagggggtggggggagcttacagagaggggagagacggtggcagagaggtgctcggcgacggagacaggggcggctcgggcgggctcgggcggtggcggcgaggtagagggCGGGCTCGGCCGGCGGCggagaggtcgagggcggcctcgggcggcggcggtgaggttgagggcggcctcgggcggcggcggtgaggtcgagggcgtgcGCGATCGAGGGCGGCGACAGAGGAGTTGGCGGAACAGGGGGGAGATGGAGGaaaagacttagcaaaattttaAGCCCGCGGATGGTTAAGTCAAATTAGCAGTAGCGGCGGTCGAAAAacgtgctatagctaagttagctatagcggtttctagcaaaacgcgctactgctattggaagcagttatttattttcctttttcttttccttttatctaAGGAACGTACCTATAGCGCTGGCTTGTAAAACGCGCTAGTTctatgcctttctcttttttttctttacattttcttttctcatttctctttttcctacttctttcattttcatttacttttctatttttttcattttaatttctttcTTAGCAGTAGTGCTCTATCcagaaaacgcgctgctacaacacATTTAGTGGTAGCGTGCTTTATGTGGcatcgctactactattcctagcctactgTCAACACGATGGGAATTATAGTGGTAACGCTTTTTTcagcagacgcgctactgctatgtatgtAGCTATAGCGTGCTTTATTAGAACGCGCTACTAGCCGGTAGCAGTAGCGCCCTGTTTTaatcagcgctactgctatacctctatgtataaagttttccctagtagtgcaagctCTAGAGGGGAAGATTCAAGCAATAATGGTAGAAATGTCGTTAACCCTTCAACAGGCTAGCCTTCCTGTTGTGGTCCAGTTGGACTCTCTGGGAGCTCTCTCTTCGACGCCGGATGCTCCCCTTGTTGAATCGCCTTTTGGTAATCTATGAATTTCATGGTAGAACGAAAGTTTAAACCAATTAAGCTAGCTAGATCCCTGAATAGGGTATCTCATTGTCTTGCTACTTATGCACAGACAGCTCGCAGCATCGCTTGTTGGTTGCAGCAGGCCCCGAATGTCTTCATGATCTTGTATTAGTTTTTTTAAGGAATATATGATCTTGTATTAGTAAAGTGTAAACTTGATGCTATTGAATAAACATGCCTGAttacctggaaaaaaatcatatagtttctcCCTAGTTTCCTTTCGTGTAATCCCAGATTTCACCTGGCTCCGACGAGGCGTGCCTTCGGCTCATTCTAGTCGTTGTTAGATGGTCCACGGACTTGGTTTGTAATTTTTATTATCTTTAGTGTTTTTATACTgctatgattgaagatgaatagattgaaggTTTTTCAATTAATTTTTTTGCTCGGTAGCCATAATCCTCCATACGTGCTTAATTAAGCTTCGAGCCTGTGGCGGAGAAAACCGCGATGCCGTTGCTGCGACGAAGATGCGATAGAGAGTTGCGTAACGAAAACCGGGAACAGTACCAGTCAAAGACCATGTACCAGCGTACCGACATCATCCACTTCATCCCTCACAAGTAGTACTATGAGACAAGTTCCACGGTCCAAGTGCGCGCGTGCTCGTCGCAAACCATGTCCATGCTGTCGCTGCAGCTGCTCCTTCTCCCGCTCGCCTCCTTCCTGCGCACGGCTGCATCCACCACCGGCACCGGCAGCAACGGGAGCTGCACGCAGCGGTCATGCGGGGGCCTCACCATCAGGTACCCCTTCTCCCTCGCCGGCGCGCAGCCGCTCTACTGCGGCTACCCGGCCTTCGACCTTACCTGCGACAACGGCACCCGCCGCTCCTACCTGAGCAACACGTTCAGGGAGCACCTGTTCCGCGTCGACAACATCTCCTACGTGGACAACACCATGATGGCTGCCGTGCAGACCGCCTTCGCCGGCGACAGCGGCTGCCCCGTCCCCGACTTCAACCTGACGACCAGCCTCGCCCTCTTCCCGTTCAACATCAGCTCCACGAACAAGCGCCTCGTGTTCTTCTACAACTGCACCGTGCCGGCTGAGATTCGGCTGCGGCGCTCGTGTGGAAACCACGCGATGGGAGCGTACATCTCGGGTCATTGGGACGGCGGCGGCGAAAACGGCACGCTGCCGCAGGGGGTTTCCACCAACTGTAGCTCGGTGAGCGTGCCGGTGCGCCGAGGACTGGATCGAGCTCATGAGCAGTACGAGCGGCTAATCAGGGATGGATTCCTCCTGAAGCTTCCAGCGCCGCTAGGGGGCTGCGATCGATGCACACACCTGAGCGGCGGGGAGTGCAGGTTCGATCAGTTTGCGTTCCAGTGCGTCTGCCCTGACGGGAAGTTCTGCCTTAATTCCACCGAAACCAACTCAACAACCCATCCAGGTAACTCAAGATCGTTTTCTTTCTTAACTTCTTGCAGATATTATACTCAGAATTAGTAAGAGTAATACTGCATTACAGTACTGCGTTGAGATCTCTTATGCACCATGTCACTTATTTTAAGTTAGATACTGAAATGGTCAATTCGTGAGCTTGGACTGCGTGCCTTTGGATAAGTTTGGTCATGGCAAATTGGTTTATATGTGTCTGCCACTCGTTCATAGGGCGAACCTCATTGTACAATACAAATCTATGGTCTGCCCGTCTATGGGTAGCAGCCACTCATGCTGTCACTGTCAAAGTTGTGTAGTCGATTGTGAATTTGTGATGCAAATGTCGTTTTCTTTTCTGACCATTCAACCTGTCAATTTATTAGTCCAACCTTTGCGTTAGACTTGTGCTTTGTTGTTCTTCGAAAATGAATAACAAAATCTTATCTAACTCCTATGCTATTTGATTTTACGTGaagattggtgcaaatattattattttttactTTTCATTGCTTTACATTCATTTATGTTTTTGtgccattttttttcttttttgacctCATGCGTAaactacccccccccctccccccccgcccccacccacccacccacccaaataacAATCAACAAAAAAATAAGTGAAAGaacaagaaaacagaaaaaaaatacaaCGCTGGCAGCTAGATGAGATTAGGTTAATTCTCGTCTAGATGGGAGAGCTAGACCACAGCTAGCCTTTCCGAAAGTCAACAATAAACTTCGTGGACAGTAAAAAGATGAAAGTGGATACTCTTATTCTTCAGAGTGGAAATTCAGAAGGCTAAATTCTTTAAAGCCCAACTAAGATCCAGAGAGAAAGTGGATTGTGGGGTCAGGTGACTCATCTGGTCTGCCCCTAGTATGAAGGGAACCTGATCTGCAAGTCTTCTCCCCAAGTCTTCCATGGAAATCTCAAGATGGCAGCTCACTTTGTTTGATATTTCCTACCAAAACCTTCGACGTGAGGAGAACGGCAGCCAACCTACCACGCATGGCACTTCATTTTGTCGTGCCCCTTAACTTGTGCACGGCGCAGAATTGATCTTTTGGATTTttgctttttttcttcttcttcttcttgcatgtCGTATCGGTGAATACTGCCATTTCTTTCTTGAGGGTTCTCCACCTTAATTTACTACTCAAAGCATTAAGGAGATTACTCGTCATGACATGGCAAGGGTTATCCATAGAGTTCTGATAATGATAGCCAAACTTTTGTTCAGCAGGTAATATTGCTCTGACCTGTTAACTATCTATCACTGTCATGAGACGTGCCCCCATAATCAACGTAGTCAATTTGGAAAAAAGTTTTTTCGTGGTGAAGAAATTTAGAGTTCAATTTTCCTTCCTTTTTAAATCGAAGAACCTAGTCAGTCTTTTTAATCACTCCAAAGTTAGGTGCCTAAATTTATGCATATTCGAGTGCGCTTCAGCTAGAAATGGTACCCACACTTTGTGAAGTTATGTACTTTTCCCGGTTCATAACATAAGAAATTGTACAGTTTGTGTTTGTCAAACTTGTTTAGATTTGGCCATCATCAGTATAAAATGGATCTAATCCGGACAAGTTCATATTACTAGGTTTGTCAGGAAATATGTATTCACAATCAATTTTTTGCTTGAACACAATTCACTCCATTTCAAAATAGTTTTTCTTTCTGGCTTTGCACAGTCTCTAATATGCAACTCTGGCTAATAATTTTGTATAAATCTAGGCATGCAAGTGGGTAACCTAAAGGGTACCCTCTAATCGTAACTAGATCAATCAAATGAACTATAAATCCCAAAGAGGGTACCCTAACATCCATCAATTTGCTCCCCTAGATAAAATACATTGTAAAACAATATGATGAAAATTCCGGTGCTATCTGTGCGAGACAGATATTCCGAGCTCGGGTTCTATTGATCCTAGTGTTTCAAAAATAACTGAAAATTTCATATCTAAAATCCTGAAGACGGCAAAGACGATGGCTCTTGGCACATCTTCCTTTTGCCATCAACCTGGGCATAGAATTAGGATACCAGCTAACAAccttttagattttttttagacACAACAACCTTTTAGATATGTCCGTCGCTCGTAAACAGCAGAGCACTAATGGGCCACCTATACGGCTCGTCGGTGGGTATGTAACAGCCCGTCAATGGTACACCATCACTACTCATGGGCCTACTTTCTTGCTCCGTTGGCTTTTTCGTCAAAAAAAAAACAGTTGTTTGTTGTAGTCACTGCAGATAAGACATGTAATAAAATCATACTAATTTATTATAAATTACTTACTAATGAAGTAATTGTGTTTTTTTGTGAATCAGGTAATTGTTGCTCACAGCCTTCTTTTAACAAatcaaaatatgtcttgtagaaaTATTTGTCACTAGCTAGTCTTCACAATTAAGGTTTTGTTCCTTTTATGTTTCTTGCATTTACATATACCACATTGCTGCTATTCAAATGTCATGATTCTTCTTTGTTCGACCTTCCGGCATACAGACACAGATACAGCAGGTACAGGTGCAGATAAAAATGTTGGAATGAAGTTTGTCACAGGTAATGATAACTTCATAACCCCGCCAAAAAAATTGATACCTTCATCCATGCAGTAATCTTGCTTGCTCACTCAGCACATCTATGCCTTCAGGAATCACAAGTGCTGTTCTGTTTGTCATCATACTGGGGCTCGTGTGCCATCTTGTACAACTCAACCGAGCCAAGAACAAGAAACGATCTGCGTCGATGGACGGCCTCATCCGTGAAGGATCGCCGTTGGCATCGCTCCGGAAGGAGCTCAACCTCGCCGGCTCGCCGTGCACACACATCTTCACCTACGAGGAGCTCGACGCGGCCACCGACGGCTTTGGCAACGCCAACGAGCTCGGCGCCGGCGGCTTCGGCACAGTCTACAAGGGTACAGCAAAACCACACGCACGCATAGCCATTGCTGGATCCTTCAGAACTTCAGACTTCACAGTGGTATAACTATAATGACGACGATGTGCTTGTGCAGGGGTTCTCCGGGACGGGAGCGTGGTGGCCGTGAAGCGGCTGTACAAGAACAGCTACAAGGGCGTGGAGCAGTTCGCCAACGAGGTGGACATCCTCTCGCGTCTGCGCCACCCCAACCTCGTCGCGCTCTATGGCTGCACCTCCTCCTCGCCGACCTGCCGCGACCTCCTCCTCGTCTACGAGTTCGTCCCCAACGGCACGCTCGCCGATCACCTCCACCACggcaaggacggcggcggcgatcCTCTCCTCCTCCCGTGGCCGACCCGCCTCGGCATCGCCGTCGAGACGGCCGCCGCGCTGGCCTACCTCCACGTGCACCAGGTCGTGCACCGGGACGTCAAGACGACCAACATCCTCCTCGACGACGGGTTCCACGTCAAGGTGGCCGACTTCGGGCTGTCCCGGCTGTTCCCGGCGGACGGTGCCACGCAGCACGTGTCCACCGCGCCGCAGGGCACGCCCGGGTACGTCGACCCGGCGTACCACCATCGGTACCAGCTCACGGACAAGAGCGACGTATACAGCTTCGGAGTGGTCCTCGTCGAGCTCGTGTCCTCCAGGCCGGCGGTGGACATGGCCCGGGCCGGCACCGACGTGAACCTGGGCTGCATGGCCGTGCGCATGATACAGTGCTGCGAGATCGACCGGCTGGTCGACCCGCGGCTAGGGTACGGGTCGTCGGCGAGCGAGACGAAGGGGACGATCGACCTGGTGGCTGAGGTGGCGTTCCGGTGCCTGCAGCCGGAACAGGACGTGCGGCCGTCCATCGGCGAGGTGCTGGACGTGCTCAGGCAGGCGCACCAGAGGATCACGGAGAAGGGAGCCTCGGCCACCACAAATGGTGCGGTGTTGCTGAAGAAGAGCAGGGACGGGTCGCCTGACTCCGTCATGCACCAGTGGATCAGCCCCTCGTCCACCTCCAACAGCACCTGAGCATGCATCACAACACTTCTGTAAAACATTTATTCAGCACCTTCAGAGAATGTTCCTGCAAATCCGATCCAAAACTAATAATGCTAAACATACAAAGAGTTACACACAATTACACGCTGATTAGGATTCTTTCTTTCTAACTAATTAACCACTCCTCTTGATTTTCATGGGAGTGAGCCACTCATCCCCCTTAACCTTCAATCACAACCCATCTGTTTGTAAAATCCATGTAAACCTTCAATCACAACCCACCTCCAATCACGACTGAAACGGCAACATCTGTTAAAAAtcttttttttgacacagtacagacacaagcgctcatacatacgcgtatacactcacccctataaatgcacacacgtacaccctatcttatacc is from Triticum aestivum cultivar Chinese Spring chromosome 3A, IWGSC CS RefSeq v2.1, whole genome shotgun sequence and encodes:
- the LOC123059898 gene encoding LEAF RUST 10 DISEASE-RESISTANCEUS RECEPTOR-LIKE PROTEIN KINASE-like 1.2, with product MSMLSLQLLLLPLASFLRTAASTTGTGSNGSCTQRSCGGLTIRYPFSLAGAQPLYCGYPAFDLTCDNGTRRSYLSNTFREHLFRVDNISYVDNTMMAAVQTAFAGDSGCPVPDFNLTTSLALFPFNISSTNKRLVFFYNCTVPAEIRLRRSCGNHAMGAYISGHWDGGGENGTLPQGVSTNCSSVSVPVRRGLDRAHEQYERLIRDGFLLKLPAPLGGCDRCTHLSGGECRFDQFAFQCVCPDGKFCLNSTETNSTTHPDTDTAGTGADKNVGMKFVTGITSAVLFVIILGLVCHLVQLNRAKNKKRSASMDGLIREGSPLASLRKELNLAGSPCTHIFTYEELDAATDGFGNANELGAGGFGTVYKGVLRDGSVVAVKRLYKNSYKGVEQFANEVDILSRLRHPNLVALYGCTSSSPTCRDLLLVYEFVPNGTLADHLHHGKDGGGDPLLLPWPTRLGIAVETAAALAYLHVHQVVHRDVKTTNILLDDGFHVKVADFGLSRLFPADGATQHVSTAPQGTPGYVDPAYHHRYQLTDKSDVYSFGVVLVELVSSRPAVDMARAGTDVNLGCMAVRMIQCCEIDRLVDPRLGYGSSASETKGTIDLVAEVAFRCLQPEQDVRPSIGEVLDVLRQAHQRITEKGASATTNGAVLLKKSRDGSPDSVMHQWISPSSTSNST